The stretch of DNA CAGGGATTGACGCCGCGCAGCACCTCGTCGAGCGCCCACCAGGTCAAAGCGAGGTCCGCGGCGATCGACAACCAAGAGCCAACCACCTCGGAACGCCGCGCCAGCCACGCGGCCACGCTGAGCCCAGCGAAGAGCCAAAGCGGCAGGTTCGGCCATTGCGCGATGGTGATCGCGCCCGTGGTGCGATCACGGAACATCCAGTCGACCGCGCGCCGGATCGGACCCGTCCGTTGCTGCAGCATAGGTGCGCTCCTTCCGGAGGGTGTGCGCCGGTGTCCCGCCACGCCGCGGTGAGCCACGGCCGTACCGAAAACCCCTTGGCGGCGGGGGCGCGATTAACGAACGGATAACCTTACCGAATGGAAACCGCTCGTAAATCCCTAACGGAAGCTGAAAGGGCTCGCGGAAATTCCGTTAATGCGATGATAATCGGGCATCGAGCAGCGACGAAGCCGACGAACGCAAGAGGAAAGACCATGAGCGCCCGTCTCGAAGACCTGAAGTTCATGTTCACCCTCAGCGCCGTCGTCCTGTTCGGCAGCGGCCTCGACATCATCCTGCGCTGAGTGGAGCGGTGAGATCGGAACTGGTCCTGTGAGCGGTGCGTATGATAGCCCGGCCGAGGGCCGAGCGGGCGGCCGAATCCCGCTGTGGTCCGGCGTAACCGCGGCTCGGCACGACCGGGATGGCGCTCAGGCGCGAACCGAACAGGGTCGTCCGCCGCTTTTCTGCGGTGCCGAGGCTTGAGGATGCGCTCTGTCCGGAGCGCAGGAAGCCACGCAGTTCGGCGGCCTTTGCCTGTCGTTCCGTCCGCATCCTGATGATCGCGACCACGAGGCCGACAAGTCCGGCCAATTCCAGGAATGCCGCGACGACGTAGCCCGAACTCATCCGATTTCACCAACCGCGCCGATGGGGGACCGCAACGAAAGCGGCCGATCCGATCTGCGCTGGCAGGGTTACCGCGGCCTTAACGGCTACGTAGATTGCCGCAGACAATCGTCGCGCTGTCGGTGTGCTCGTAGGTCTGAGCCAGTCCTGCGCCCTATTACAAACCCGCGACACTTGCCGCGTTGACTGGATCGACTTGCCAGAGGCGGACTCGACACTCACAGGTGCGTCGGGGCGTATCTGGCTCAATCCTGCGCTGCCTGCGGCGGGCGGAAACGCGGTTTCGCTGGATCCCGCTCTACATGCACGCGGGCGACGGCATGGAGGCCGAACCCTATCGGAGCGCGCCTGATGCCGCCGATTTATCAGAGGTCGCGGCCCGGCTCGCCAGGCCGCCACCGATGCCGCTGGATCCGGGCCGCCCGGTCCCTTGAGGCCAGCCTACCACATGTCGAGGGCGACACGTGCCTCGTCCGACATGCGGCTCTGGTCCCACGGCGGATCGAACACCATCGTCACCGCGCAGGATTGCACGCCCGGCACGGCGCCCACCGCGTTCTCCACCCAGCCAGGCATCTCGCCCGCCACCGGGCAGCCCGGCGCCGTGAGCGTCATGTCGATGGCGACCTTGCGGTCGTCGTCGATGTCGACCTTGTAGATCAGGCCGAGCTCGTAGATGTCGGCCGGGATCTCCGGATCGTAGACGCTCTTCAGCGCCGCGACGATGTCGTCGGTCAGGCGATCCATTTCCGCCGGCGGGATCGCCGAGGCTCCGGCGACGGCGGGGGCGTTCATGCCGCCGGTGATGGTGGCGTCGGTGGTCATCGCTTCACTCTCCGCAGGTCCGCGTCGGCGGCACCAGCTTCAACCAGACTATCAGGTAAACAGCATTTCCGCCCTGCCAAGCGCCTCGGCAAGAGCGTCGATCTCCGCCGTCGTGTTATAGAGGCCGAACGAGGCGCGGCAGGTCGAGGTCACGCCGAAACGCTTGAGCAGCGGCATCGCACAATGCGTCCCGGCCCGCACCGCCACGCCTTGGCGGTCGATCACCGTGGCGATGTCGTGGGCGTGCGCCCCCTTCATCTCGAAGGCGATCACGCCGCCCTTTCCTGCAGCCGTGCCGATCAGGCGCAGGGAATTCATCGCGCCGAGGCGCTCCTGTGCGTAGGCGGTCAGCTTCGCTTCGTGCGCGGCGATCGCGTCGCGTCCGAGGCTCATCATGTATTCCAGCGCGGCCCCGAGGCCCACCGCCTCAATGATGGCCGGGGTGCCGGCCTCGAACTTGTGCGGCGGATCGTTGTAGAGGATCGCATCCTCGCTCACGGTCCGGATCATCTCGCCACCGCCCTGATAGGGCGGCAGGCGGTCCAGCCATTCCTTCTTGGCGTAGAGCACGCCGATCCCGGTCGGGCCGTAGACCTTGTGGCCGGTGAAGACGAAGAAGTCGCAATCAAGTGCCCGGACATCGACGGGCTGGTGGACCGCGCTCTGCGCGCCGTCGAGCAGCACCGGCACGCCGTGGGCGTGGGCGATGCGGACGATCTCGGCGGCCGGCGTCACCGTGCCGAGTACGTTCGACATGTGGGTGATCGCCACCATCTTGGTGCGGGGCGAGAACAGCTTCTCGTACTCCTCGACCAGGAAGTTGCCCTCGTCGTCCACCGGTGCCCACTTGATCACCGCGCCGCGGCGCTCGCGCAGGAAGTGCCAGGGCACGATGTTGGAGTGATGCTCCATGATCGAGAGGATGATCTCGTCCCCCTCCCCGATCAGCCCGCCCCAGCCCATCGACGAGGCGACGAGGTTGTAGGCCTCGGTGGCGTTGCGGGTGAAGATGATCTCGTCGGTCGAGGCGGCATTGAGGAACTGGCGCGTGGTCTCGCGCGCGCCCTCGAATCCCTCGGTCGCGGCATTCGCCATGTAGTGCAGGCCGCGATGGACGTTGGCGTAGCCGGTCTCCATGCAGGAGACCATCGCGTCGATCACCTGACGCGGCTTCTGCGCCGAGGCGGCGTTGTCGAGGTAGACGAGCGGCTTGCCGTAGACCTGCTGGCCCAAGATCGGGAAATCCCTGCGGATCGCCTCGACATCGTAGGTGGGGGTGAGGACGGGTGCGTTCATCGGGTCACGCTCGCGGGTCTCCCTCCCGCCTTTGCGGGGGAGGGTGGCCCTCGCGTCAGCGAGGGTCGGGAGAGGGGAGCCCGGCTGCCGGAAAGGGCTGAGCAGATGTCGCGAACAGAACTCTGTTCGGCACCGTCGCTCCTCTCTCCCGCCTCACTCCATTCGGCACCCTCCCCCGCAGAGGGGGAGGGTTGAAGGGTCAGCCCCGCGCCTTCAGCCAGGCCTCGATCTCGCCGATCAGCGCCGCGCGGGCGCCCTCGTGCGTGACCGATTCCACCGCCTCGCCGACGAAGGCCTGAACCAGAAGGCTCTCGGCGATCGGGCGGGGAAGGCCGCGGGCCATCAGGTAGAACAGCAGGTCCGGGTCCGGCGCGCCGCAGGTGGCCCCGTGGCCGCAGGCGACGTCGTCGGCGAAGATCTCCAGCTCCGGCTTGTTCATCATCTGCCCCTCGTCGGTGAGGAGGAGGCAGTCGGACTTCATCTTGCCGTCGGTCTTCTGGGCGACCTGACGAACGATGATCTTGCCCTGGAACACGCCGGTGGCGTCGCCGTCGATGATCCACTTGAACTGCTCGCGGCCGACGCCGCCGACCGCGGCATGGTCGGCGAGCAGCGTCGAGTCGGCGAGCTGGCCGTTGCGCAGCATCGCCGCCCCGTTCACCACGACGTTGGTATCGTCGCCGGCGACGTGGACGTAGATCTGATGGCGCGACAGCACCGCCCCGGTGACGAGATTCACCGTCTCGACCTGCGCCTTGGTCTCGACCTTCAGCGACAGGGTCGAGAGCGCGATCGTGGCGTCGCCTTCCTTGTTGAGGCGGGTGTGCCGGAAGGCAGCCCGCGGACCGACCACCACGTCGAGGGCGTCGTTCGGCTGGCAGGTGAGTCCGTCCGGACCCTCGTGGCTCTCCAGCAGGCTGAATTCCGCGCCCTCGCCGAGCTCGACGAGCACGCGGGTCGCCGTCGAGAACGGCTTGTCGCCGGTGGCGACGAAGCGCAGGTGGATCGGCTGCTCAGGCTTGGCGCCGGGAGCGACCCGGATCACCGCGCCGTCCGCCAGGAAGGCGGTGTTGAGCTGATAGACCGGATTCTCCCGGGCCTGGGGCACGGGGGCGAGCTGCTTGAGGACGGCGTCGCCCTGGCTCAGCGCGTCGTTCAGCGGCACGACCGTGACTGCGGCCGGCATCCGGTCGAGGTCGGACAATTCGCGGACGAGATGGCCGTTCACGAAGGTCAGGCGCGCCGCCTCGAGCCCGGCAAAGCCCTTGGCCGCACCGACCGCCGCC from Methylobacterium sp. PvR107 encodes:
- a CDS encoding SUF system Fe-S cluster assembly protein, coding for MTTDATITGGMNAPAVAGASAIPPAEMDRLTDDIVAALKSVYDPEIPADIYELGLIYKVDIDDDRKVAIDMTLTAPGCPVAGEMPGWVENAVGAVPGVQSCAVTMVFDPPWDQSRMSDEARVALDMW
- a CDS encoding cysteine desulfurase, with product MNAPVLTPTYDVEAIRRDFPILGQQVYGKPLVYLDNAASAQKPRQVIDAMVSCMETGYANVHRGLHYMANAATEGFEGARETTRQFLNAASTDEIIFTRNATEAYNLVASSMGWGGLIGEGDEIILSIMEHHSNIVPWHFLRERRGAVIKWAPVDDEGNFLVEEYEKLFSPRTKMVAITHMSNVLGTVTPAAEIVRIAHAHGVPVLLDGAQSAVHQPVDVRALDCDFFVFTGHKVYGPTGIGVLYAKKEWLDRLPPYQGGGEMIRTVSEDAILYNDPPHKFEAGTPAIIEAVGLGAALEYMMSLGRDAIAAHEAKLTAYAQERLGAMNSLRLIGTAAGKGGVIAFEMKGAHAHDIATVIDRQGVAVRAGTHCAMPLLKRFGVTSTCRASFGLYNTTAEIDALAEALGRAEMLFT
- a CDS encoding SufB/SufD family protein, which translates into the protein MADVTNLRSPAEAGLSKLFETARQSFASDATIAREEAFRFFEATGLPSRRVEAFKYTDLRAAISEAAPPAEAPSLEAAKAAVGAAKGFAGLEAARLTFVNGHLVRELSDLDRMPAAVTVVPLNDALSQGDAVLKQLAPVPQARENPVYQLNTAFLADGAVIRVAPGAKPEQPIHLRFVATGDKPFSTATRVLVELGEGAEFSLLESHEGPDGLTCQPNDALDVVVGPRAAFRHTRLNKEGDATIALSTLSLKVETKAQVETVNLVTGAVLSRHQIYVHVAGDDTNVVVNGAAMLRNGQLADSTLLADHAAVGGVGREQFKWIIDGDATGVFQGKIIVRQVAQKTDGKMKSDCLLLTDEGQMMNKPELEIFADDVACGHGATCGAPDPDLLFYLMARGLPRPIAESLLVQAFVGEAVESVTHEGARAALIGEIEAWLKARG